A stretch of DNA from Chanos chanos chromosome 11, fChaCha1.1, whole genome shotgun sequence:
TTAACTTGTTTTAAGTCTCCTGAGGTCACACGCCTGACatacctgattccactgatcaattaatcaccAGGCTCTTGATTCGCTCAATTAAATATGACAacgaagagttaaaacaaagacgcgTAGGACAGTGGctccccaggactggagttgagaattaCTGGTTTAAAGGCTtttttcacaccacacacacacacacacacacacacatatatatatatatataaaacaaccaaacagagCGGAGCACTCACGAGAGCAGATGTGATGGCTGAAGATGTCCCACTAGCATGGTAGAACACAGTGACGAGGTGGGTCCAAACATCTgaggaacaggaaaaaaatcttttttctcctcagacatCGAGTATTGACAATTCCACATGAAGAAGCACAGGAAAAcccaggagtatttatacactgAGGAAACCAAGCTTAATGAACTCAGAACATGAGCATGCAGTGACCAAGTTAACTGAACAATGGAAGACCAAGAAGCAATATAAAAAACCAACATAAAAATGACCGGCAAAAGGCAAGAGAGAGGGCTCCAGGATGTGATAGTACCTCCCCCAATGCGCTGTTCCTAATACCTTGGAAAAACAAGGGGAGCCAGGAGGAACTCTGGGAGGCCAGGAGAACCAGGACACTCAgggagcacacagacagacactggaggTGTGGCAAGGTGACGGGACTGGGAAGTCGGGAGGCTCTAGAAGCGAAGGAGGTAATGGCAACAGTGGGCCCAGAAGCTTGGCGGTGACAGGAaccagagctggaggaggagcctCGACAGCGACTGGAGCCGGAGCCTCCGTGGCGACGTGGGACAGGACCTGGAGCTGGAGGAGGTGTCTCCAAGGTGACTGGGACAGGAACTGGATCAGGACCAGGGAGCCCCATGGGCAGACACAGCCTCTCTGGCAACAGGAGAAGGAGCTGGACCTGCGACAGCAACATCTTGTATTGTCTTCGTTCCTTGAACCCCGCGCTCCaccccacatccacacacacacacaacccccccccccccccaaacaatcGAGTAACAGGAACAGGTGATGACTCTCACTGAACCGAGTATGACCGGGCCACATTTTGCGCCATAGATCAGTTATGTACATCATAAAAACTATGTAACTTTTCatgacattacaaaaaaaaaagaaagaaaatcaaatgagcCAGTTTCAAATCAACGTTCAGCAAGGCTACAATATCTTATGCAATTCCAACATATTTCATCAGTATCTCAGCCATACTGAACTTTACAGAGTGTACTGATCATATTAAACTGCATAAAATCATTGGTCTTTGAGACTGATCGATTACATTTTCCATCCATTGAAATGAATTTAACTGTCGCATGTCAGGTTCTTCctcaaacaacaacagtgttTGTACATGCATTGTGTTTATCAGGTTAACATGGTTACACATGGTGAGCCAGAAGGTGACAGGGAGTCAGAAAgaacgtacgtgtgtgtgtgtgtgtgtgtgtgtgcgtgcgtgcatgtgtgtgcgtgtgcgcgcgaaCAAACTCAGTCTCCTCAGATTCATATAAATCTTTATCTAATTTTCACTGAACAGGTAATCATCTCCAGCAGGGGTGGGTGATCTATAACTCCAGCCTGTACTACATTTCCAATTATCAGAAGACCTGGTCTGggagcagacaggactgcagagacagaggagcagacctggtgatcataaacagcaaagaggaacaggtgagagagagagagagagagagagaggaaccgAGACTGAGGGGTGAGCATGACAACATGTAGCTAGATACTTCATCTTCTCACTCTGTGTGCTCTCACCAGGAATTTATTAAAGGTCTCAGTGGGAAGAAGAAAGCTTTCATTGGTCTGACTGAAGATGTCACAGAGGGGAAGTGGAACTGGGTGGATggcacagcactgaccactggGTAACAGATCACTGAATTTATTTCTTGCTGTCAGTCTGTATCAGACATACAGTGGactgacacactctctgtgttgtttcaggtACTGGGACGGAGGCCAGCCTGATAAAGGACgtgatgaaaactgtgttacTATTCAACATCAATGTTCTTGTGACCGTTTGGAAACCTGGCATGATGTTCCATGTTCTGTTGAGTATAATTTTATCTGTGAGAAAGCTGTACAATGATGTCTTACTtaattgaacacacacacacacacacacacacacacacaaacacacacacacacacacacatacacactgtgggGAAAATATCGCTTTGCATTATGACTGTAATTTTTAGAAGGTAAATGTGCCTCATCACCactgtcatgatgaagtatttaAGTCGTAGGgatctgtgcttgcttaattactatatgcagcaaaatgtatctgtgtgttagaacaatgagcatttattatgtagaggacaaggcctctgtgtctctgcaacATCCTTAAgctcagtgagaactgcacatcatctctgaggtgtgcttctcccatgtgcgtgaaataaaggaaaatgattcTTCACATCtaaagtttgttgtctctgagaattagcaactctccaGAAggagactccaaatttccccttacaacacacacacacacacacatacacacacacacacacacactcactttcacacacatacgttGTCAACCCAGGCCCTCAGGGAGGTTTAACAAATTTACTTTGCAATATGTCGACAACATGTCGTTTGCAAGGTTGTTTGCAAGGTGGACCTTGCAGACGAATACACGAGGAACAAACTTTTGGCACCTGGGACAGTGTGACCATCAGAAAGGAGATCAGGACTCTGTTGCCATTGACTATAAATCTGGACCTTTGAAGAGCTGAAGAGATCAAATATGTGGCACCTACCTGTACCGGATCTGTGAGAGGACAATGTTCAACTGAATTGAAGTCATATAGAAATACACAagttgaaaaacaaatggacaaatagaaacacatacacacacacacacacacaaatgctggaATGATCTGAGTCTGCTTGAAAATGGTAGGTAATGTGCCTGTCATGAGTGATGCATTGATGATGTAAGTGAGTGTAGggataaaaatgagagagatggcTTGTAGGAAATGTTGTAATAAAGGATTCAACAACATAAATGGATCTACGGGAGAGGCGGTCACTCTGTTagtagagagagaagtctgGAGACATCTGTGTCTTGCATGAGTCTTCGTATAAATCGTGTGAATTTTCCCGCCATTATGTAGCTACACTATTTCTCCATAAAAGGGCAGTCGGAGGGTTCTGAGAGCTTTTCAAAAGAGACTGAGAATGTGTAGTTCCTCTTACAGCCAGCAGGCACTAAAGCCAGGCCGGTTCCTTGTCACTTACACTTACATACagacaacatttaaaaatgaaaggccCATGCTCCGTACACACATAAAGCATCTCAGTGTGTATTATGACagacattttgattttatttttgaaattatAACTGATTCTGTCATTTGCTGAGACATCTATAACTAAAATCCCAGTTTCCATGAAGAACCAGACAAATCTCATAGCGACGCCCGAGTCACTGAAAGTGACGCTATAAAGATAAGCTTCACAAATTCATAATGATAGAATTCCCGATATAATGAGTCACTCTGCCTGAGACATCTATGAGACCCATCTCACTCCCCCCacatttgaatttttctctatttttgggaggggggggcgggggttgtttaatttgtgtgtgtagccaaactctttttttttagaggcTGTTCCCTATATTTTTACTCTCTACCTGATAACAAAGGAGAAGACACAGGGGAAATCTTACgtatatgcactgcagacatcctgtGTTTTATGTATCACCCAAGCTTTTCTCTTTCGTATTAGTATAAGTCACAATGTGTGACTtttcagacttccaaagaggGCGAATTGTTGGAGCGCGAATGGCTGGTAACTCAGTAACAAAAACTTGTGAGTTGTTTAACGTATCAAAAGGAACTGCTTGTAAGGTCATGATGGCAAACCAAAAACTAGGGAAAAGACAGA
This window harbors:
- the LOC115823668 gene encoding C-type lectin domain family 4 member E-like: MVTHGNHLQQGWVIYNSSLYYISNYQKTWSGSRQDCRDRGADLVIINSKEEQEFIKGLSGKKKAFIGLTEDVTEGKWNWVDGTALTTGYWDGGQPDKGRDENCVTIQHQCSCDRLETWHDVPCSVEYNFICEKAVQ